A genome region from Longimicrobiales bacterium includes the following:
- a CDS encoding inositol-3-phosphate synthase — translation MSGTEVRPAQGKLGVLLPGMGAVATTFIAGVEAVRRGMAEPIGSLTQLAHIRLGKRTDNRNPLIHDFVPLAGLNDLVFGGWDPIPDNAYESALNAGVLNKYEHIEPIADFLKGIKPMPAVFDNRYVTRIDGTNVKTGATKRDLGEQLRQDIRDFKAEHGCDRLVMVWCASTEVFLQPSDAHMSLEKFERALDSDDPAIAPSMLYAWAAIMEGVPFANGAPNLTVDFPAIQELAKREGVPIAGKDFKSGQTMMKTILAPGLKARMLGLSGWFSTNILGNRDGAVLDDPNSFKTKEESKLGVIEHILQPKLHPELYGNVYHKVRIEYYPPRGDNKEGWDNLDIFGWLGYPMQIKVDFLCRDSILAAPIVLDLALFMDLAHRSGMSGIQEWLSFYFKSPMTAPGLYPEHDLFIQHMKLKNTLRHIMGEDQITHLGLEYYEETVEAS, via the coding sequence ATGAGCGGCACCGAAGTCAGGCCCGCACAGGGTAAGCTCGGCGTCCTTCTGCCCGGCATGGGCGCGGTTGCGACCACCTTCATCGCAGGTGTCGAAGCCGTCCGCCGCGGCATGGCGGAGCCAATCGGCTCGCTGACGCAGCTCGCGCACATCCGGCTCGGCAAGCGCACGGACAATCGCAACCCGCTCATCCACGACTTCGTCCCGCTGGCGGGGCTGAACGACCTGGTGTTCGGCGGGTGGGATCCGATCCCGGACAACGCGTACGAGAGTGCACTGAACGCCGGTGTGCTCAACAAGTACGAGCACATCGAGCCGATCGCCGATTTCCTGAAGGGCATCAAGCCGATGCCCGCTGTGTTCGACAATCGCTACGTGACGCGCATCGATGGCACGAACGTGAAGACGGGCGCCACGAAGCGCGACCTGGGCGAGCAGCTGCGCCAGGACATCCGCGACTTCAAGGCGGAGCACGGCTGTGATCGTCTGGTCATGGTCTGGTGCGCATCGACCGAGGTGTTCCTCCAGCCGTCCGACGCGCACATGTCGCTGGAGAAGTTCGAGCGCGCGCTCGACTCCGACGACCCCGCGATCGCGCCGTCCATGCTGTACGCCTGGGCCGCCATCATGGAAGGTGTACCTTTCGCCAATGGCGCACCGAATCTGACGGTCGATTTCCCGGCCATCCAGGAGCTCGCGAAGCGGGAGGGCGTGCCGATCGCCGGCAAGGACTTCAAGTCCGGCCAGACCATGATGAAGACGATCCTCGCGCCCGGCCTCAAGGCGCGCATGCTCGGCCTCTCCGGCTGGTTCAGCACCAACATCCTGGGCAATCGCGATGGCGCGGTGCTCGACGATCCGAATTCCTTCAAGACGAAGGAGGAGTCGAAGCTCGGCGTTATCGAGCACATCCTCCAGCCCAAGCTGCATCCGGAGCTCTACGGGAACGTGTACCACAAGGTGCGCATCGAGTACTACCCGCCGCGTGGTGACAACAAGGAAGGCTGGGACAACCTCGACATCTTCGGCTGGCTCGGCTATCCGATGCAGATCAAGGTCGACTTCCTCTGCCGTGACTCCATTCTGGCAGCGCCGATCGTCCTCGACCTCGCCCTGTTCATGGACCTCGCGCACCGCTCCGGCATGAGCGGCATCCAGGAGTGGCTCTCGTTCTACTTCAAGTCGCCCATGACAGCACCCGGGCTGTATCCGGAGCACGATCTGTTCATCCAGCACATGAAGCTGAAGAACACGCTTCGCCACATCATGGGCGAGGACCAGATCACGCACCTGGGGCTGGAGTACTACGAGGAGACGGTAGAAGCCTCCTGA
- a CDS encoding sulfite exporter TauE/SafE family protein: protein MTAAALLALIVVGFAVGFLAGLVGIGGGVLIVPFLYFFYAHAAWSGVSIPPSLHATVAHATSLFIIIPTAMAGTATYARNGLVAWRTALPVALFSMVLAAVAAKLATSMPPEVLKVAFGTFLVLTGIQLLTRRAARVSGPPRSNLIAAGATGALVGIFSALLGVGGGLVAIPMLMYVVRLDIRHIAATSLAIVAFAATAGTVTYMATGAGTTGLPPGNIGYVHVAAALPMLPGAVLAARWGARLNQRLDARKLRWLFAVMFAALGANLVIRNFPLLLNG from the coding sequence ATGACTGCCGCGGCGCTGCTGGCGCTGATCGTCGTCGGGTTCGCTGTCGGATTCCTCGCCGGCCTCGTCGGGATCGGAGGAGGGGTACTCATAGTACCCTTCCTCTATTTCTTTTACGCCCACGCCGCGTGGAGCGGGGTGAGCATTCCGCCGTCGCTGCACGCGACGGTCGCGCACGCGACCAGTCTGTTCATCATCATACCGACCGCGATGGCGGGAACGGCGACGTACGCCCGCAACGGCCTCGTGGCGTGGCGCACCGCACTGCCGGTCGCGCTGTTTTCGATGGTGCTCGCGGCCGTGGCCGCGAAGCTGGCGACGAGCATGCCACCTGAGGTGCTGAAGGTGGCATTCGGCACGTTCCTGGTCCTCACCGGCATCCAGCTCCTCACGCGCCGGGCAGCACGCGTAAGCGGACCGCCGCGCAGCAACCTGATCGCGGCCGGTGCGACAGGCGCGCTCGTCGGCATTTTTTCCGCGCTGCTCGGTGTCGGCGGTGGCCTCGTGGCCATTCCGATGCTGATGTATGTGGTACGCCTGGACATACGACACATCGCCGCGACCTCGCTTGCGATCGTCGCGTTCGCTGCCACGGCCGGGACGGTGACCTACATGGCCACCGGCGCAGGCACGACGGGGCTTCCCCCCGGTAACATCGGCTATGTGCATGTCGCTGCCGCACTGCCCATGCTGCCCGGTGCGGTTCTGGCCGCGCGGTGGGGGGCGCGGCTCAACCAGCGACTCGACGCCCGGAAGCTGCGCTGGCTGTTCGCCGTGATGTTCGCCGCACTGGGCGCCAATCTCGTTATCCGTAACTTTCCCCTGCTGCTGAACGGGTGA
- a CDS encoding asparaginase: MRSSEKGASVEVLRGGFVESVHRVSVAVVDPAGHLRAYAGIPDMVVFARSAVKPVQAVPIVADGVAERFGWGDAELALACASHSGEPRHVEVARGMLASLGLGEEALACGAHAPFNAAAARDLSDRGETPTRLHNNCSGKHAAMLGLAAAHGWPLRGYHEAEHPVQQRMLEAISHWSSVSTDRIDIAVDGCGVATFALPLNALALTFARLAVTTRSPESPAARLIHAMQTFPELVGGTDRLCTELMRTTRGRIFAKVGAEGIYCAGVPGAEIGVALKVEDGAKRAAEPALIEVLRLLGLLTEEDMGDLDRYAGPDVKNTRGEIVGSLRSRIALETGHG, encoded by the coding sequence GTGAGATCCAGCGAGAAGGGCGCATCGGTAGAGGTGCTGCGTGGTGGATTCGTCGAGTCGGTGCACCGCGTGAGCGTGGCGGTGGTCGATCCGGCTGGTCATCTGCGCGCGTACGCCGGGATACCCGATATGGTGGTGTTCGCGCGTTCTGCGGTGAAGCCGGTGCAGGCTGTGCCGATCGTCGCCGATGGTGTCGCTGAGCGGTTCGGGTGGGGTGATGCGGAGCTGGCGCTGGCGTGCGCATCGCACAGTGGCGAGCCGCGACACGTAGAGGTAGCGCGCGGGATGCTCGCCAGTCTCGGCCTGGGCGAGGAGGCGCTGGCGTGTGGGGCGCATGCGCCCTTCAACGCCGCTGCCGCGCGGGATCTGAGCGATCGAGGCGAAACACCGACGCGGCTGCACAACAACTGCTCGGGCAAGCACGCCGCGATGCTGGGCCTGGCGGCGGCGCACGGCTGGCCGCTGCGGGGCTATCATGAAGCCGAGCACCCGGTGCAGCAGCGCATGCTGGAGGCGATCTCGCACTGGAGCAGTGTGTCGACGGATCGCATCGACATCGCCGTCGATGGCTGCGGTGTGGCGACGTTCGCGCTGCCGCTCAATGCGCTGGCCCTCACATTCGCGCGGCTGGCCGTGACAACGCGCTCGCCGGAAAGCCCAGCGGCACGGCTGATCCACGCAATGCAGACGTTCCCGGAGCTGGTCGGCGGGACCGACCGCCTGTGTACAGAGTTGATGCGGACGACGCGGGGCCGCATCTTCGCCAAGGTCGGCGCGGAGGGAATCTACTGCGCCGGAGTGCCGGGCGCGGAGATCGGTGTGGCGCTCAAGGTCGAGGACGGCGCGAAGCGCGCGGCTGAGCCGGCACTCATCGAGGTGCTGCGATTGCTTGGACTGCTCACGGAAGAGGATATGGGAGACCTGGACAGGTATGCGGGGCCGGACGTGAAAAATACGCGAGGTGAGATTGTCGGCTCGCTGCGCTCGCGCATCGCGCTGGAGACCGGCCATGGATGA
- the dprA gene encoding DNA-processing protein DprA, translated as MSGARDRAELIARLTLLATPGLPQSVVLRLLEKFGSAREACMRLRAVCGAGVAAAARSRRVQDRVESALTVIDTDHIHVIAHGDALYPELVRLRLGAHAPPVLFARGALELLAAPGIAVVGCRKASEYGLDLADQIGGGVARAGGCVVSGLALGIDAAAHAAALEAGGTTVAVLGCGIDIHYPRQNTGLQDRIAREGLLLSELLPGQTPRQHTFPHRNRIIAALSNAVVVVEAGEKSGAVATGNHAANQGVPVYCVPNAIHLPNAQGIFNLIRDGAHTYTGLRDLLEVTGLIRLGDSVPMDLFDESPPPNAVHARLWRALEAGPVHADALARAAGIAPTAALVALLELELDGRVRQLAGHRFERRRERVQHA; from the coding sequence GTGAGCGGCGCACGCGATCGTGCGGAGCTGATCGCGCGGCTCACACTGCTCGCGACGCCGGGCCTGCCACAATCGGTCGTACTGAGGCTGCTGGAGAAATTCGGCAGCGCGCGGGAGGCGTGCATGCGACTCCGCGCCGTGTGCGGCGCTGGCGTGGCAGCGGCCGCACGATCGCGGCGCGTGCAGGACCGCGTAGAGAGCGCCCTCACCGTGATCGACACCGATCACATCCACGTCATCGCACACGGCGACGCCCTGTATCCAGAGCTCGTGCGGCTGCGGTTGGGTGCGCATGCACCACCCGTACTGTTCGCGCGCGGTGCGCTCGAGCTGCTTGCTGCGCCCGGCATTGCCGTTGTCGGGTGCAGAAAGGCGAGCGAGTACGGCCTCGACCTGGCCGATCAGATCGGCGGAGGCGTAGCGCGGGCGGGCGGCTGCGTGGTGAGCGGGCTCGCGCTCGGCATCGATGCGGCCGCGCATGCCGCCGCCCTCGAGGCAGGCGGCACGACTGTCGCCGTGCTGGGCTGCGGCATCGACATCCACTATCCCCGCCAGAACACCGGCCTGCAGGATCGCATCGCGCGCGAAGGACTGCTGCTGTCCGAGCTGCTCCCGGGTCAGACCCCGCGGCAGCATACGTTCCCTCACCGCAACCGGATCATTGCAGCCCTTTCCAACGCCGTGGTCGTGGTGGAGGCAGGCGAGAAGAGCGGCGCGGTCGCGACGGGCAACCATGCGGCGAACCAGGGCGTGCCGGTGTACTGCGTGCCGAACGCCATCCATCTGCCCAACGCGCAGGGCATCTTCAACCTGATCCGCGACGGCGCGCACACCTATACGGGTCTGCGTGACCTGCTGGAGGTCACCGGCCTGATCCGCCTCGGCGATTCCGTCCCGATGGACCTCTTCGACGAGAGCCCGCCCCCCAACGCTGTACATGCTCGGCTGTGGCGGGCTCTGGAGGCCGGTCCCGTCCATGCGGACGCGCTGGCACGGGCTGCCGGTATCGCTCCCACCGCCGCGCTCGTGGCGCTGCTCGAGCTGGAGCTGGACGGCCGCGTGCGACAGCTCGCCGGCCACCGCTTCGAGCGCCGGCGCGAGCGCGTGCAGCACGCATGA
- a CDS encoding DMT family transporter encodes MSPGSGVHPRAEHPAVSPTAALVVAVFAISWAGPLVRFASAPALAVSAWRLLMSVAFIAIVLLVRRTPVPRLSHRDWLLATAAGLFLALHFWSWIASISLTTVSSSVVLVSTQPVFVALLSGAVLGERATPRQWAGIAVAVTGAIIIAWGDFGLGASAILGDALALAGALFVSVYYVIGRRLRLQMDLWWYIFIIYGIAALALLLAIAVMPAVPLTGFPGRDWLIFAALAAGPMMLGHTAVNYALRYVRAYIANIAILGEPIGATLIAWLLPAIAEVPGPQTMVGGILILAGITVTVIRRNPVNAGPDHA; translated from the coding sequence GTGAGTCCCGGCAGCGGCGTCCATCCCCGCGCCGAGCATCCCGCGGTATCCCCGACCGCAGCGCTCGTGGTCGCCGTGTTCGCAATCAGCTGGGCGGGTCCGCTGGTGCGGTTCGCGTCCGCACCGGCGCTCGCCGTGTCGGCGTGGCGTCTGCTCATGTCGGTGGCGTTCATTGCTATCGTGCTGCTGGTGCGTCGGACGCCGGTGCCGCGCCTGTCACACCGGGACTGGCTGCTTGCCACGGCCGCCGGCCTGTTTCTGGCCCTTCATTTCTGGAGCTGGATCGCTTCGATCAGCCTCACGACGGTGTCCAGCTCCGTCGTGCTCGTGTCGACGCAGCCGGTGTTCGTTGCGCTCCTCTCCGGCGCGGTGCTCGGCGAACGTGCCACGCCGCGGCAGTGGGCGGGCATCGCGGTGGCGGTCACGGGCGCCATCATCATCGCCTGGGGTGACTTCGGCCTCGGTGCCAGCGCCATCCTGGGCGACGCACTCGCGCTCGCGGGCGCCCTGTTCGTTTCGGTCTACTACGTGATAGGCCGGCGACTCCGTCTCCAGATGGACCTGTGGTGGTACATCTTCATAATCTACGGCATCGCGGCCCTGGCACTCTTGCTCGCCATCGCCGTCATGCCTGCTGTTCCTCTGACCGGGTTCCCCGGCCGCGACTGGCTCATTTTCGCCGCCCTCGCCGCCGGCCCCATGATGCTCGGGCATACTGCCGTGAATTATGCATTGCGATACGTGCGGGCGTACATCGCCAATATTGCCATTCTCGGCGAGCCCATCGGCGCGACACTGATTGCGTGGCTGCTGCCTGCGATCGCGGAAGTGCCGGGTCCACAGACAATGGTGGGAGGCATTCTGATCCTGGCCGGTATCACCGTGACCGTGATCAGGCGGAACCCGGTGAACGCCGGACCGGACCACGCATGA
- a CDS encoding S41 family peptidase, with amino-acid sequence MKINRTILAPVLVAVTAMATGGWFLQRGMGQERNVYANARLFEDVLRFVSESFVDSKESSDLYRMAVDGMLEQLGDPHTSLMLAEDYERLRLQTQGEYGGIGVSIDRRSGWITVISPLPGTPGARAGLQAGDQIIEVNGESTRDWDTDLAVSKLRGPKGSPVDIMVARGGVDEPIPIRIVREEIHIQAVPAAYMLSGNVGYVELTSFSESSTTELREAIRGLMDEGARGVILDLRGNPGGLLDQGVTVADLFLERGQTVVETKGRAANQNQRAAARTPDQFPGLPVVVLVGPQSASASEIVAGALQDHDRALVLGRTTYGKGSVQSLYPLEDNNWLKITTARWYTPIGRSIQKPYGIDAHLVEDEVGEPAETDTAAKPSYKTDAGRTVYGGGGIHPDLVLAPDTTTLDERQFIQAMQQHFSEYINARLSFAVAYLRQNPNLRPGFEVTPQMLGAFYDAIEAVGVEVERELYDNAARWVANDLGVEIAYSKWGQEGARQRTNAGDPQVAAAAELLRRATTPESLFALAQNPGALGLSGARPGPGSR; translated from the coding sequence ATGAAAATCAATCGCACAATTCTGGCCCCGGTGCTCGTCGCTGTGACGGCGATGGCAACGGGTGGCTGGTTCCTGCAGCGGGGCATGGGGCAGGAACGCAACGTCTACGCGAACGCGCGCCTGTTCGAGGACGTGCTGCGTTTCGTGTCGGAGAGCTTTGTGGACTCGAAGGAGTCCTCCGACCTCTACCGCATGGCCGTCGACGGCATGCTCGAGCAGCTGGGCGATCCGCATACATCGCTGATGCTCGCGGAGGATTACGAGCGCCTGCGGCTCCAGACGCAGGGCGAGTACGGCGGCATCGGCGTCTCGATCGACCGGCGCAGCGGCTGGATCACGGTCATTAGTCCGCTGCCGGGCACGCCGGGCGCGCGGGCGGGGCTCCAGGCGGGCGACCAGATCATCGAGGTGAACGGCGAGTCGACGCGGGACTGGGACACGGACCTCGCGGTGAGCAAGCTGCGCGGGCCGAAGGGCAGTCCCGTCGACATTATGGTCGCGCGCGGTGGCGTGGATGAGCCGATCCCGATCCGCATCGTGCGGGAGGAGATCCACATCCAGGCGGTACCGGCAGCGTACATGCTCAGCGGTAACGTCGGTTATGTGGAGCTGACATCGTTCAGCGAGAGCTCGACGACGGAGTTGCGCGAGGCCATCCGCGGCCTGATGGACGAAGGCGCCCGCGGTGTCATCCTGGACCTGCGCGGCAATCCGGGCGGACTCCTCGACCAGGGCGTCACCGTCGCCGACCTGTTCCTCGAGCGCGGGCAGACCGTGGTCGAGACGAAGGGTCGCGCGGCGAACCAGAACCAGCGGGCAGCGGCGCGCACACCGGATCAGTTCCCGGGACTGCCTGTCGTGGTGCTGGTGGGGCCGCAGAGCGCGTCTGCCTCGGAGATCGTGGCGGGTGCGCTGCAGGACCATGATCGTGCGCTTGTGCTCGGACGCACGACGTACGGCAAGGGCTCCGTGCAGTCGCTCTATCCGCTCGAGGACAATAACTGGCTGAAGATTACGACAGCGCGCTGGTACACGCCGATCGGCCGCAGCATCCAGAAGCCGTACGGCATCGATGCGCACCTCGTCGAGGACGAGGTGGGCGAGCCGGCCGAAACGGACACGGCGGCGAAGCCGTCGTACAAGACGGATGCGGGTCGGACGGTTTACGGCGGTGGTGGTATCCACCCGGACCTGGTGCTCGCGCCGGATACGACGACGCTCGACGAGCGGCAGTTCATCCAGGCGATGCAGCAGCACTTCTCCGAGTACATCAATGCGCGGCTGAGCTTCGCAGTGGCGTACCTGCGGCAGAATCCGAATCTGCGGCCTGGCTTCGAGGTGACGCCGCAGATGCTCGGGGCCTTCTATGACGCGATCGAGGCGGTCGGCGTCGAAGTGGAGCGTGAGCTGTACGACAACGCGGCCCGCTGGGTGGCGAATGATCTCGGCGTCGAGATCGCCTACTCGAAGTGGGGCCAGGAGGGGGCGCGCCAGCGCACGAACGCCGGCGACCCGCAGGTGGCGGCGGCGGCCGAGCTGCTGCGGCGCGCGACGACCCCGGAGTCGCTGTTCGCACTTGCGCAGAATCCGGGCGCGCTGGGGCTTTCCGGGGCCCGGCCGGGGCCGGGATCACGTTGA
- the obgE gene encoding GTPase ObgE, with amino-acid sequence MFVDYTEIQVIAGTGGSGAEAFRREMGVAHGGPSGGDGGRGGNVILRADPQLWTLLDHRYQQHYRAERGQHGQGKNRTGRDGEDMLVRVPVGTVVRDAETGDIIGELTEPGQEIVVAQGGRGGRGNAQFATPTRQAPRYWEPGAAGEERRIALELKLIADVGLVGQPNAGKSTLLAAVSAATPKVADYPFTTLTPNLGVVSLTGSRTFVIADIPGIIEGAHEGKGLGHRFLRHIERTRTLAYLIPLDIEDVQAEYELLRGELRRYSEELADKPHCIIITKTDVLAPGEDPPRIDAPEAWGQFAISSVARRGLTELLEALWLRVRDVVAEEEPEEELYRP; translated from the coding sequence ATGTTCGTCGATTATACAGAGATTCAGGTCATCGCCGGCACGGGCGGCTCCGGTGCAGAGGCCTTCCGTCGCGAGATGGGTGTCGCGCACGGCGGGCCGTCGGGTGGCGACGGCGGCCGGGGGGGCAACGTCATCCTGCGCGCAGATCCGCAGCTGTGGACGCTGCTCGACCATCGCTACCAGCAGCACTATCGAGCGGAGCGTGGCCAGCACGGTCAGGGCAAGAACCGCACGGGCCGCGACGGCGAGGACATGCTCGTGCGCGTGCCGGTGGGAACGGTCGTTCGCGATGCCGAGACGGGCGACATCATCGGCGAGCTGACCGAGCCCGGTCAGGAGATCGTCGTCGCACAGGGTGGCCGCGGCGGTCGCGGCAACGCACAGTTCGCGACGCCGACCCGCCAGGCTCCCCGCTACTGGGAGCCCGGTGCGGCAGGGGAGGAACGCCGCATCGCGCTGGAGCTGAAGCTCATCGCGGATGTGGGGCTGGTCGGTCAGCCGAACGCTGGCAAGTCGACGCTGCTCGCGGCCGTTTCGGCCGCCACACCCAAAGTCGCAGACTATCCGTTCACGACCCTCACGCCGAATCTCGGCGTGGTGTCGCTGACCGGCTCGCGCACGTTCGTGATTGCCGACATCCCCGGCATCATCGAGGGGGCACACGAGGGGAAAGGCCTCGGCCATCGTTTCCTGCGCCACATCGAGCGCACGCGCACGCTGGCCTACCTCATCCCTCTCGACATCGAGGACGTGCAGGCGGAGTACGAGCTGCTGCGCGGTGAGCTCCGTCGCTATTCCGAGGAGCTGGCCGACAAGCCGCACTGCATCATCATCACGAAGACCGATGTGCTGGCTCCCGGCGAGGACCCGCCGCGTATCGACGCTCCGGAGGCATGGGGCCAGTTTGCGATTTCCTCAGTCGCCCGCCGCGGGTTGACGGAACTGCTCGAGGCGCTGTGGCTGCGCGTGCGCGACGTCGTGGCGGAGGAGGAGCCGGAAGAGGAGCTGTACCGGCCGTGA
- the hemW gene encoding radical SAM family heme chaperone HemW, which translates to MNPEHLYIHVPFCLRRCGYCDFAVTATRAAPVDAWLDAIAAELALRQRARMWDRLELQTVYVGGGTPSLLGVGAMRRLADLLSRFANWSASSVEWTAEANPESFTPELAADWAAAGVNRISLGAQTFSPEALAWMGRMHGPDGPGRAVSAARDAGIENISLDLIFALPSRLPRDWAGDLERVIELEPTHVSLYGLTAEPATPLGRWVASGREAMADEDRYAEEYLLATERLGGAGFVHYEVSNFARPGAESRHNQAYWRHRPYIGLGPGAHSFEPPVRSWNVRDWAEYRRRLVDGMSPEESREELETADVALEQVWLGLRAADGLELSGLSAGQRARTGEWEASGLARRSGGVVRLTREGWLLLDRLAVELEAVRG; encoded by the coding sequence GTGAATCCCGAGCATCTCTACATCCACGTCCCGTTTTGCCTGCGGCGCTGCGGCTACTGCGATTTCGCCGTCACGGCCACCCGTGCCGCGCCCGTCGACGCTTGGCTCGACGCCATCGCGGCGGAGCTCGCGCTGCGCCAGCGTGCGCGCATGTGGGACCGGCTGGAACTGCAGACTGTCTATGTCGGCGGCGGCACGCCGTCTCTGCTCGGCGTCGGCGCCATGCGGAGGCTCGCCGACCTGCTCTCCAGGTTCGCCAACTGGAGTGCGTCCTCCGTCGAGTGGACCGCCGAGGCCAATCCGGAGAGCTTCACGCCCGAGCTCGCGGCCGACTGGGCCGCGGCCGGGGTCAATCGGATCAGTCTGGGCGCCCAGACCTTCAGCCCCGAAGCCCTGGCCTGGATGGGGCGCATGCACGGACCCGACGGTCCGGGACGCGCCGTGAGCGCCGCACGCGACGCCGGTATCGAGAACATCAGCCTCGACCTCATTTTCGCGCTCCCCTCGCGCCTGCCGCGCGACTGGGCCGGGGACCTCGAGCGCGTGATCGAGCTGGAGCCCACCCACGTGTCGCTCTACGGCCTCACCGCCGAGCCGGCCACGCCGCTCGGCCGGTGGGTCGCCAGCGGCCGCGAGGCCATGGCCGATGAGGATCGCTATGCCGAGGAGTACCTGCTCGCGACCGAGCGTCTGGGTGGGGCGGGTTTCGTACACTACGAGGTGTCCAATTTTGCCAGGCCGGGCGCCGAGAGTCGACACAACCAGGCGTACTGGCGTCACCGTCCCTACATCGGTCTGGGGCCGGGTGCACACTCGTTCGAGCCGCCGGTACGGTCGTGGAACGTGCGGGACTGGGCAGAGTACAGGCGGCGGCTGGTGGACGGAATGTCGCCGGAGGAGAGCCGGGAGGAGCTGGAGACGGCGGATGTCGCTCTGGAGCAGGTCTGGCTCGGCCTGCGGGCCGCGGACGGCCTGGAGCTATCGGGTCTGAGCGCCGGTCAGCGGGCGAGGACAGGGGAGTGGGAGGCCTCGGGGCTGGCGCGGCGGAGCGGGGGTGTGGTGCGTCTGACGCGGGAGGGCTGGCTGCTGCTCGATCGTCTGGCGGTGGAGCTGGAGGCGGTGCGCGGTTGA
- a CDS encoding carboxymuconolactone decarboxylase family protein, whose amino-acid sequence MDDATRALIDISAALAGGSAGRLDSSLRAAVGVATPEAIEEALLQTYLFLGYPAALRGLAAWRRVSGIPALGTPAKDFKEWERRGTEICARVYGGQYEKLRANIAALHPDMERWMVVEGYGKVLGRPALDLITRELCIVAVLAPQDAGPQVYSHLRGALNAGAEEAEVDEAVRRLLASLPPERARMLSEQWNAVRARRAASQKDQD is encoded by the coding sequence ATGGATGACGCGACTCGCGCACTGATCGACATATCGGCTGCGCTCGCAGGCGGCTCCGCCGGTCGCCTGGATTCCTCGCTGCGCGCCGCCGTCGGCGTGGCAACGCCCGAGGCCATCGAGGAAGCACTGCTTCAGACCTACCTCTTCCTCGGCTATCCCGCTGCGTTACGCGGCCTCGCCGCCTGGCGGCGGGTCAGCGGGATTCCGGCGCTCGGCACGCCCGCGAAGGATTTCAAGGAATGGGAGCGGCGCGGGACCGAGATATGCGCCCGCGTGTACGGCGGACAGTACGAGAAGCTCCGCGCCAACATTGCCGCACTCCATCCGGACATGGAGCGCTGGATGGTCGTGGAAGGTTATGGCAAGGTGCTCGGTCGTCCCGCCCTCGACCTCATCACGCGCGAGCTGTGCATCGTTGCCGTGCTCGCTCCCCAGGATGCGGGGCCGCAGGTCTACTCGCATTTGCGCGGCGCCCTTAATGCCGGGGCGGAGGAGGCCGAGGTCGACGAGGCCGTGCGCCGCCTTCTCGCCTCGCTGCCGCCCGAACGTGCGCGCATGCTGAGCGAGCAGTGGAACGCCGTCCGCGCGCGTCGCGCGGCGAGTCAGAAGGATCAGGACTGA
- the tmk gene encoding dTMP kinase produces the protein MFLVFEGVEGSGKSTQARLLSEWLSGAGIANVLTREPGGTQVGEEIRQALLHGGDVPARTELLLMVAARAAFVEQVVRPALDRGDVVIGDRYELSSFAYQGYGRGVDLEDVRRVNAFATGGLRPDLTILLDVEPHEGAARRQRAGAAADRIERAGDDFHRAVAGAYRLLSETEEDVAVVAGDASPEAVHARIRGLLRDRFPETFPPAEG, from the coding sequence ATGTTTCTGGTATTCGAGGGCGTCGAGGGGTCGGGGAAGTCGACCCAGGCGCGACTGCTCTCCGAGTGGCTGAGCGGTGCCGGGATCGCGAACGTGCTGACCCGGGAGCCGGGGGGTACGCAGGTCGGCGAGGAGATCCGGCAGGCTCTGCTGCACGGCGGTGATGTGCCTGCGCGCACCGAGCTGCTGCTGATGGTGGCGGCGCGCGCTGCGTTCGTGGAGCAGGTCGTCCGGCCGGCGCTGGACCGCGGCGACGTGGTGATCGGCGACCGGTACGAGCTCTCATCGTTCGCGTACCAGGGATACGGTCGGGGGGTGGATCTGGAGGACGTGCGCAGGGTGAACGCGTTCGCGACCGGCGGCCTGCGGCCGGACCTGACGATACTTCTTGATGTCGAACCGCACGAAGGTGCGGCACGGCGGCAGCGCGCGGGCGCGGCGGCCGACCGGATCGAACGCGCCGGGGACGATTTCCACCGGGCGGTCGCCGGGGCATATCGCTTGCTCTCGGAAACCGAGGAGGATGTCGCCGTGGTCGCCGGGGACGCGTCGCCGGAGGCCGTTCACGCTCGGATCCGAGGGCTGCTGCGGGATAGATTTCCAGAAACATTCCCGCCTGCCGAGGGTTAG